The Candidatus Palauibacter polyketidifaciens genome contains the following window.
GTGTGTCGCCTGGAACGCCTTCAGGTCGTCGATCGCGGCCTGAACCTTGTCGGGGTCGGTCGTGCGGAAGGGGATCAACTCCGCGACGGGACGGCCGTGCCTCGTGATGACGAAACGCTCCCCCGTCTGCACGCGGCGCAGGAGGCGGGGCAGGTGTGTCTTCGCTTCAAAGGCGCCGATGTCCGGCATGTTCCTCC
Protein-coding sequences here:
- a CDS encoding type II toxin-antitoxin system prevent-host-death family antitoxin — its product is MPDIGAFEAKTHLPRLLRRVQTGERFVITRHGRPVAELIPFRTTDPDKVQAAIDDLKAFQATHSLGGLSVRDMIEEGRRH